The proteins below come from a single Afipia felis ATCC 53690 genomic window:
- a CDS encoding tyrosine recombinase XerC codes for MPKPKRATETILPAGADIQAEAARWLAHLKIERRLSPKTLEAYERDLRQCLTFLAEHWGKPVSLKAFAAIEATDIRAFMASRRSDDIGGRSLMRALAGLRSFGRFLEREGKGKVGALSAIRAPKISKSLPKPLAVSAARNLTETDIRAGEDRPPWIWARDAAVMALLYGSGLRISEALGLNRRDIPEPGRGDVITVTGKGNKTRMVPVLQSVLEAVQDYIAQCPYPLAPEKPVFVGARGGPLSPRIIQLTMARLRGALGLPDSATPHALRHSFATHLLSRGGDLRAIQELLGHASLSTTQIYTGIDAERLMDVYQSAHPRA; via the coding sequence ATGCCCAAACCAAAACGCGCGACCGAGACGATCCTGCCCGCCGGTGCCGACATTCAAGCCGAGGCGGCGCGCTGGCTCGCGCATCTCAAGATCGAACGGCGGCTGTCGCCGAAGACGCTGGAAGCCTATGAGCGCGATTTGCGTCAGTGCCTGACCTTCCTCGCGGAGCATTGGGGCAAACCTGTTTCGCTCAAGGCCTTCGCCGCCATTGAGGCGACCGATATCCGTGCCTTCATGGCCTCGCGCCGCTCCGACGATATCGGCGGCCGCTCGCTCATGCGCGCGCTCGCGGGCCTGCGCTCGTTCGGGCGGTTTCTCGAACGCGAAGGCAAGGGCAAGGTCGGCGCGCTGTCGGCGATCCGCGCGCCGAAGATTTCCAAGAGCCTGCCGAAACCGCTCGCCGTCTCCGCCGCGCGCAATCTGACGGAGACCGACATCCGCGCGGGTGAAGACCGCCCGCCGTGGATCTGGGCGCGTGACGCCGCCGTGATGGCACTGCTGTACGGCTCCGGCCTGCGCATTTCCGAGGCGCTCGGGCTAAATCGGCGCGACATTCCCGAACCGGGGCGCGGCGATGTCATTACAGTGACGGGTAAAGGCAACAAGACGCGGATGGTGCCGGTGCTGCAGAGCGTGCTGGAAGCCGTGCAGGATTATATCGCCCAGTGCCCCTATCCGCTCGCGCCCGAAAAGCCCGTCTTTGTCGGTGCTCGCGGCGGGCCACTGTCACCCCGCATTATTCAATTGACGATGGCGCGGCTGCGCGGCGCGCTCGGCCTGCCCGACAGCGCCACCCCACACGCGTTGCGCCATTCCTTCGCAACCCATCTTTTATCGCGTGGCGGCGACCTGCGCGCTATTCAGGAATTGCTCGGCCACGCTTCACTGTCGACCACCCAGATTTATACCGGGATCGACGCCGAACGGCTGATGGATGTCTATCAAAGCGCCCACCCCCGCGCGTAG
- a CDS encoding septal ring lytic transglycosylase RlpA family protein — translation MLKTSGKAQRAASTIRNTSLAAFSVICVLGLSTQASEARSHKKSWREANASLDVPVSSGHSHGRSFSGIASYYGNESGSRTASGQRFNQNAMTAAHRTLPFGTRLKVTHGGRSVVVTVNDRGPFIRGRVLDLSKGAAHAIGLTGRGVGRVVAEVQ, via the coding sequence ATGTTGAAGACTTCAGGGAAGGCGCAGCGCGCAGCCTCTACAATTCGGAATACCTCGCTGGCCGCTTTCTCGGTGATTTGTGTTCTCGGCCTCAGCACCCAGGCGAGCGAAGCTCGCAGCCACAAGAAGTCCTGGCGCGAAGCCAATGCTTCTCTTGATGTTCCTGTTTCCAGCGGCCATAGCCACGGCCGCAGTTTTTCGGGGATAGCTTCCTACTACGGCAACGAATCCGGCAGCCGCACCGCTTCCGGCCAGCGTTTCAACCAGAACGCCATGACCGCCGCCCACCGCACCCTGCCCTTCGGCACGCGCCTCAAGGTCACCCATGGCGGCCGCAGCGTCGTCGTCACCGTCAACGATCGCGGCCCGTTCATCCGCGGCCGCGTGCTCGATCTCTCCAAGGGTGCCGCGCATGCCATCGGCCTGACCGGCCGCGGCGTCGGCCGAGTGGTCGCAGAAGTTCAGTAA
- a CDS encoding F0F1 ATP synthase subunit gamma has protein sequence MASLKDMRVRIASTKATQKITKAMQMVAASKLRRAQTAAEAARPYAERMDAVISNIAGAAAGSDSAPLLLTGTGRDQVQLLLVCTGERGLSGAFNSSIVRLARERALALMNQGKEVKIFCVGRKGYEQLRRQFEKNIVGHMELRSVKVLGYKNAEEIAKKVVTMFDAGEFDVCTLFYAQFKSVIAQVPTAQQVIPLVVEAKEDATTSASAVYDYEPEENEILADLLPRNLAIQIFRALLENNASFYGAQMSAMDNATRNAGEMIRKQTLIYNRTRQAMITKELIEIISGAEAV, from the coding sequence ATGGCTTCGCTCAAGGACATGCGTGTCCGCATCGCCTCGACCAAGGCGACGCAGAAGATCACCAAGGCCATGCAGATGGTCGCGGCCTCGAAGCTGCGCCGTGCGCAGACCGCGGCCGAAGCCGCGCGGCCCTATGCCGAGCGCATGGATGCGGTGATCTCCAACATCGCCGGCGCTGCGGCGGGTTCCGACAGCGCGCCGCTGCTGCTGACCGGCACCGGCCGCGATCAGGTTCAGCTTCTGCTGGTCTGCACCGGCGAGCGCGGCCTGTCGGGCGCGTTCAACTCCTCGATCGTGCGCCTGGCGCGCGAACGTGCGCTGGCGCTGATGAACCAGGGCAAAGAGGTCAAGATTTTCTGCGTTGGCCGCAAGGGCTACGAGCAGCTCCGCCGCCAGTTCGAAAAGAACATCGTCGGCCACATGGAGCTGCGCTCCGTGAAGGTGCTCGGCTACAAGAACGCCGAGGAGATCGCCAAGAAGGTCGTCACGATGTTCGACGCCGGCGAATTCGATGTCTGCACGCTGTTCTATGCGCAGTTCAAGTCGGTGATCGCGCAGGTGCCGACCGCGCAGCAGGTCATTCCGCTGGTGGTCGAAGCCAAGGAAGACGCGACCACGTCGGCTTCCGCCGTTTACGACTACGAGCCGGAGGAGAACGAGATTCTCGCCGACCTTCTGCCGCGCAACCTCGCGATCCAGATTTTCCGCGCGCTCCTCGAAAACAACGCGTCGTTCTATGGCGCGCAGATGAGCGCGATGGACAACGCGACCCGCAACGCGGGTGAGATGATCCGCAAGCAGACCCTGATCTACAACCGCACCCGCCAGGCGATGATTACGAAGGAACTGATCGAAATCATCTCCGGTGCTGAAGCAGTCTGA
- a CDS encoding organic hydroperoxide resistance protein, which yields MSYSTKATTSGGRNGRAVLDNGGLALAMALPKELGGNGDGHNPEQLFALGWSACFGQAILVLAKKHGLDGQAAKVTCDVTLNVNDGAFSLAAELKVALPGADKAKLQALIEDAHTICPYSKATKGNVPVKLTAV from the coding sequence ATGTCTTATTCGACCAAGGCAACGACTTCGGGTGGACGCAACGGCCGCGCCGTTCTCGACAATGGCGGCCTCGCTCTGGCGATGGCGCTCCCCAAGGAACTCGGCGGCAACGGCGACGGTCATAACCCGGAGCAGCTGTTCGCGCTCGGCTGGTCGGCCTGTTTCGGTCAGGCCATTCTCGTGCTCGCCAAGAAGCACGGTCTTGATGGCCAGGCTGCCAAGGTGACCTGCGATGTCACCCTCAACGTCAACGACGGCGCGTTCTCGCTCGCCGCTGAACTGAAAGTCGCCCTGCCGGGCGCCGACAAGGCCAAGCTTCAGGCCCTGATCGAAGATGCTCACACGATTTGTCCGTATTCGAAGGCGACCAAGGGCAACGTGCCCGTCAAGCTGACCGCCGTCTAA
- the lpdA gene encoding dihydrolipoyl dehydrogenase, giving the protein MSFDLVVIGTGPGGYVCAIRAAQLGMKVAVVEKNPTFGGTCLNIGCIPSKALLHASERFEEAAHMLPKMGVNVGAPKLDLPALMKFKDDGVDGNVKGVGFLFKKNKIETFVGTGRIAAPGKVEVKGTDGKTQTLETKNIVIATGSDVAKLKGVEIDEKRIVSSTGALKLETVPEKMLVIGAGVIGLELGSVWRRLGAKVTVVEFLDRIIPGMDGEIAKSFQRILEKQGFEFKLGSKVTGVDSSGKTLKVNIEPAAGGKSETLEADVVLVAIGRVPYTDGLGLKEAGVELDQRGRIKTDAHLATNVKGIYAIGDVIAGPMLAHKAEDEGVAVAETLAGQAGHTNYDVIPSVIYTFPEVASVGKTEEEVKQAGVAYNVGKFPFTANGRTKVNQTTDGFVKIIADAKTDRVLGAHIIGAEAGEMIHECAVLMEFGGAAEDLARTCHAHPTRSEAVKEAAMAVAKRAIHM; this is encoded by the coding sequence ATGTCTTTCGATTTGGTTGTCATCGGTACCGGCCCCGGCGGTTATGTCTGCGCGATCCGCGCGGCACAACTCGGCATGAAGGTCGCGGTGGTTGAGAAGAATCCGACCTTCGGCGGCACCTGCCTCAACATCGGCTGCATTCCGTCCAAGGCCTTGCTGCACGCCTCCGAGCGGTTCGAGGAAGCGGCGCACATGCTGCCGAAGATGGGTGTGAATGTCGGCGCGCCGAAGCTCGATCTTCCCGCGCTGATGAAGTTCAAGGACGATGGCGTCGACGGCAACGTCAAGGGCGTCGGCTTTCTGTTCAAGAAGAACAAGATCGAGACCTTTGTCGGCACTGGCCGGATCGCAGCGCCGGGCAAGGTCGAGGTCAAGGGTACGGACGGCAAGACCCAGACGCTGGAGACGAAGAACATCGTCATCGCTACGGGTTCGGATGTCGCGAAGCTGAAGGGCGTCGAGATCGACGAGAAGCGCATCGTGTCGTCCACCGGCGCGCTGAAGCTCGAGACAGTGCCGGAAAAGATGCTGGTGATCGGTGCCGGCGTGATCGGACTCGAACTCGGCTCGGTATGGCGGCGTCTCGGCGCCAAGGTGACCGTGGTCGAATTCCTCGACCGCATCATTCCGGGCATGGATGGCGAGATCGCCAAATCCTTCCAGCGTATCCTCGAGAAGCAGGGCTTCGAGTTCAAGCTCGGCTCCAAGGTCACCGGTGTTGATTCCTCCGGCAAGACGCTGAAGGTGAATATCGAGCCGGCGGCAGGCGGCAAGAGCGAGACGCTGGAAGCCGACGTGGTGCTGGTCGCGATCGGCCGCGTGCCGTACACGGATGGTCTCGGCCTGAAGGAAGCAGGCGTCGAGCTGGATCAGCGCGGCCGCATCAAGACCGACGCGCACCTTGCGACCAATGTGAAGGGCATCTACGCGATCGGCGACGTGATCGCCGGGCCGATGCTCGCGCACAAGGCGGAAGATGAAGGCGTCGCGGTGGCAGAGACGCTCGCGGGCCAGGCCGGCCACACCAATTACGACGTAATCCCGAGCGTGATCTACACCTTCCCGGAGGTCGCGTCGGTCGGTAAGACCGAGGAGGAGGTCAAGCAGGCTGGCGTTGCCTATAACGTCGGCAAGTTTCCCTTCACCGCGAACGGTCGCACCAAGGTCAACCAGACCACCGACGGCTTTGTGAAGATTATCGCCGACGCGAAAACGGACCGCGTGCTTGGCGCGCACATCATCGGCGCGGAAGCGGGCGAGATGATCCATGAATGCGCGGTGCTGATGGAGTTTGGCGGCGCGGCGGAAGACCTCGCGCGCACTTGCCACGCGCACCCGACCCGCTCGGAGGCGGTGAAGGAAGCGGCGATGGCGGTCGCCAAGCGCGCCATTCATATGTGA
- a CDS encoding F0F1 ATP synthase subunit delta, whose product MATDDTSVSGVAGRYATALFELARDQKSIDSVRADVDKFAGLLAENEDLVRLVRSPVFTAQEQGKALDAVLAKAGITGIAANFLKVLTANRRLFAVNDVIRAFRVLVAKFRGEATADVTVAEPLNDKNLDALKASLKSVTGKDVDLNVNVDPSIIGGLIVKLGSRMVDSSLRTKLNSIKHAMKEAG is encoded by the coding sequence GTGGCTACTGACGATACCTCAGTTTCAGGCGTGGCCGGACGGTACGCGACCGCCCTGTTCGAACTGGCCCGGGACCAGAAATCCATCGATTCGGTGCGGGCCGATGTCGACAAATTCGCCGGCCTGCTCGCCGAAAATGAAGATCTGGTGCGGCTTGTCCGCAGCCCGGTTTTCACGGCGCAAGAGCAGGGCAAGGCGCTCGACGCGGTGCTCGCCAAGGCGGGTATCACCGGCATCGCCGCCAACTTCCTGAAGGTTTTGACCGCCAATCGCCGCCTGTTCGCGGTGAATGACGTGATCCGCGCATTCCGCGTGCTGGTGGCGAAATTCCGTGGTGAAGCCACGGCCGACGTCACCGTCGCCGAACCGCTCAACGACAAGAATCTCGACGCGCTGAAGGCTTCGCTGAAGTCAGTGACAGGCAAGGACGTCGATCTCAACGTGAATGTCGATCCCTCGATCATCGGCGGGCTTATCGTCAAGCTCGGCAGCCGCATGGTCGATAGTTCGCTTCGCACCAAACTCAATTCGATCAAGCACGCGATGAAAGAGGCAGGCTGA
- a CDS encoding DUF4337 domain-containing protein, translating into MSAHESMEHAEHAEHASGSNKKIALLIAIIALCLALSETLGKSAQTEAISKNVEAANLWAFFQAKSIRRTQVQTAIEQMKVASDTSSDEALRTAAAKQIEIWQKTAARYRSEPETGEGSEQLAARAKHAEHDRDLASARYHHFELASAAFQIGIVLASATIITGMMALAWGSGLLAVIGIVFTAIGVFAPHAVHLM; encoded by the coding sequence ATGAGCGCCCACGAGAGCATGGAACACGCCGAGCATGCCGAACATGCATCCGGCTCCAACAAGAAGATCGCCCTCCTGATCGCCATCATCGCCTTGTGCCTCGCGTTGTCGGAGACGCTCGGCAAAAGCGCGCAGACCGAGGCGATCAGCAAGAACGTCGAGGCTGCCAACCTGTGGGCCTTCTTCCAGGCCAAGAGCATTCGCCGCACCCAGGTGCAGACCGCGATCGAGCAGATGAAGGTTGCGAGCGATACATCCTCGGATGAAGCGCTCAGGACCGCCGCCGCCAAGCAGATCGAAATCTGGCAGAAGACGGCGGCACGCTACCGCTCCGAACCCGAGACCGGCGAAGGCTCGGAACAGCTCGCCGCCCGCGCCAAGCATGCCGAGCATGACCGAGATCTCGCGTCGGCCCGCTACCATCATTTCGAACTGGCTTCAGCCGCATTCCAGATCGGCATCGTACTGGCCTCGGCCACCATCATCACCGGCATGATGGCGCTGGCCTGGGGATCGGGCCTGCTCGCGGTGATCGGCATCGTCTTCACCGCGATCGGCGTATTCGCGCCGCACGCCGTGCATCTGATGTAG
- the atpD gene encoding F0F1 ATP synthase subunit beta — translation MAQPANQVGRITQVIGAVVDVQFDGYLPAILNAIETKNQGNRLVLEVAQHLGESTVRAIAMDTTEGLVRGQEVTDTGSPIKVPVGEGTLGRIINVIGEPVDEGGPVKADGTRAIHQEAPSYTDQSTEAEILVTGIKVVDLLAPYAKGGKIGLFGGAGVGKTVLIQELINNVAKAHGGYSVFAGVGERTREGNDLYHEFIESGVNKKGGGEGSKCALVYGQMNEPPGARARVALSGLTIAEDFRDKGQDVLFFVDNIFRFTQAGSEVSALLGRIPSAVGYQPTLATDMGALQERITTTTKGSITSIQAIYVPADDLTDPAPATSFAHLDATTTLNRSIAEKGIYPAVDPLDSTSRMLSPLVVGDEHYAVARQVQQILQRYKALQDIIAILGMDELSEDDKIAVARARKIERFLSQPFHVAEIFTGSPGKFVELADTIKGFKGLCEGKYDHLPEAAFYMVGTIEEAVEKGKKLAAEAA, via the coding sequence ATGGCCCAACCCGCCAACCAGGTCGGACGCATCACGCAGGTCATCGGCGCCGTCGTCGACGTGCAGTTCGACGGCTATCTGCCGGCGATCCTCAATGCGATCGAAACCAAGAACCAGGGCAACCGCCTCGTTCTCGAAGTCGCGCAGCATCTCGGTGAATCCACCGTGCGCGCGATCGCGATGGACACCACCGAGGGTCTGGTGCGCGGTCAGGAAGTCACCGACACCGGCTCGCCGATCAAGGTGCCGGTCGGTGAGGGCACGCTCGGTCGCATCATCAACGTCATCGGTGAGCCGGTCGACGAAGGTGGTCCGGTCAAGGCGGACGGTACCCGTGCGATCCATCAGGAAGCGCCGAGCTACACCGACCAGTCGACTGAGGCTGAAATTCTCGTCACCGGCATCAAGGTCGTCGACCTGCTGGCTCCGTATGCGAAGGGCGGCAAGATCGGCCTGTTCGGCGGCGCGGGCGTTGGCAAGACCGTGCTCATTCAGGAACTGATCAACAACGTCGCGAAGGCCCACGGTGGTTACTCCGTGTTCGCCGGCGTTGGCGAGCGTACCCGCGAAGGTAACGACCTCTATCACGAGTTCATCGAATCTGGCGTGAACAAGAAGGGTGGCGGCGAAGGCTCGAAGTGCGCTCTCGTGTACGGCCAGATGAATGAGCCGCCGGGCGCCCGCGCGCGTGTCGCTCTCTCCGGCCTCACCATCGCGGAAGACTTCCGCGACAAGGGCCAGGACGTGCTGTTCTTCGTCGACAACATCTTCCGCTTCACGCAGGCGGGTTCGGAAGTGTCGGCGCTGCTCGGCCGTATTCCTTCGGCGGTGGGTTATCAGCCGACGCTCGCGACCGACATGGGCGCGCTGCAGGAGCGCATCACCACCACGACCAAGGGCTCGATCACCTCGATCCAGGCGATTTACGTTCCGGCCGACGACTTGACCGACCCGGCGCCTGCGACGTCGTTCGCCCACTTGGACGCGACGACGACGCTCAACCGTTCGATCGCCGAAAAGGGCATCTACCCGGCGGTGGACCCGCTCGACTCGACCTCGCGCATGCTGTCGCCGCTGGTTGTCGGTGACGAGCATTACGCGGTGGCCCGTCAGGTGCAGCAGATCCTTCAGCGCTACAAGGCGCTGCAGGACATCATCGCCATTCTCGGCATGGACGAGTTGTCGGAAGACGACAAGATCGCGGTCGCCCGCGCCCGCAAGATCGAGCGCTTCCTGTCGCAGCCGTTCCACGTCGCTGAAATCTTCACCGGCTCGCCGGGCAAGTTCGTCGAGCTCGCCGACACCATCAAGGGCTTCAAGGGCCTTTGCGAAGGCAAGTACGATCACCTGCCGGAAGCGGCCTTCTACATGGTCGGCACCATTGAAGAAGCCGTCGAGAAGGGCAAGAAGCTCGCAGCGGAAGCGGCGTAA
- the atpA gene encoding F0F1 ATP synthase subunit alpha: MDIRAAEISAILKDQIKNFGQDAEVSEVGQVLSVGDGIARVYGLDNVQAGEMVEFENGTRGMALNLESDNVGIVIFGADREIKEGQTVKRTRAIVDTPVGKGLLGRVVDALGNPIDGKGPIQASERKRVDVKAPGIIPRKSVNEPMATGLKAVDALIPVGRGQRELIIGDRQTGKTAIALDTILNQKPLNAAGAPESQKLYCVYVAVGQKRSTVAQFVKVLEEQGALEYSIVVAATASDPAPMQYLAPFTGCTMGEYFRDNGMHAVIIYDDLSKQAVAYRQMSLLLRRPPGREAYPGDVFYLHSRLLERSAKLNDDHGNGSLTALPVIETQANDVSAYIPTNVISITDGQIFLETDLFFQGIRPAVNVGLSVSRVGSAAQTKAMKKVAGKIKGELAQYREMAAFAQFGSDLDASTQRLLNRGSRLTELLKQPQFSPLKMEEQVAVIWAGTNGYLDALPLNKVRAFEDGLLSLLRGKHVDLLNAIRDSKDLSDDSAAKLKSVVDGFAKSFA; the protein is encoded by the coding sequence ATGGACATCCGCGCCGCGGAAATTTCCGCAATCCTCAAGGACCAGATCAAGAATTTCGGCCAGGACGCTGAAGTTTCCGAGGTGGGTCAGGTTCTCTCCGTTGGCGACGGCATTGCCCGCGTCTACGGTCTCGACAACGTCCAGGCGGGCGAAATGGTCGAGTTCGAGAACGGCACGCGCGGCATGGCGCTGAACCTTGAAAGCGACAACGTCGGTATCGTTATTTTCGGCGCCGACCGCGAGATCAAGGAAGGCCAGACCGTCAAGCGCACCCGCGCCATCGTGGACACCCCGGTCGGCAAGGGTCTGCTTGGCCGCGTCGTCGACGCGCTCGGCAACCCGATCGACGGCAAGGGCCCGATCCAGGCGTCTGAGCGCAAGCGCGTCGACGTCAAGGCGCCCGGCATTATTCCGCGCAAGTCGGTCAACGAGCCGATGGCGACCGGCCTCAAGGCGGTTGACGCTCTGATCCCCGTCGGCCGCGGCCAGCGCGAGCTGATCATCGGTGACCGTCAGACCGGCAAGACCGCGATCGCGCTCGACACCATCCTCAACCAGAAGCCGCTCAACGCTGCGGGTGCTCCGGAGAGCCAGAAGCTCTACTGCGTCTACGTCGCGGTCGGCCAGAAGCGCTCCACCGTTGCGCAGTTCGTGAAGGTGCTCGAGGAGCAGGGCGCGCTGGAATATTCCATCGTCGTCGCCGCGACCGCTTCGGACCCGGCACCGATGCAGTACCTCGCGCCGTTCACCGGCTGCACCATGGGCGAGTACTTCCGCGACAACGGCATGCACGCCGTCATCATCTATGACGACCTCTCCAAGCAGGCCGTCGCCTACCGTCAGATGTCGCTGCTGCTGCGCCGCCCGCCGGGCCGCGAAGCCTATCCAGGCGACGTGTTCTACCTGCACTCCCGCCTGCTCGAGCGTTCGGCGAAGCTGAACGACGATCACGGCAATGGCTCGCTGACCGCGCTGCCGGTTATTGAGACGCAGGCGAACGACGTGTCGGCCTACATTCCGACCAACGTGATCTCGATCACCGACGGCCAGATCTTCCTGGAAACCGACCTGTTCTTCCAGGGCATCCGCCCGGCGGTGAACGTCGGCCTGTCGGTGTCGCGCGTCGGCTCCGCCGCGCAGACCAAGGCGATGAAGAAGGTCGCTGGCAAGATCAAGGGCGAGCTCGCGCAGTACCGCGAAATGGCGGCGTTCGCGCAGTTCGGCTCCGACCTCGACGCCTCGACCCAGCGCCTGCTCAACCGCGGTTCGCGCTTGACCGAACTCCTGAAGCAGCCGCAGTTCTCGCCGCTGAAGATGGAAGAGCAGGTCGCCGTGATCTGGGCCGGCACCAACGGCTATCTCGATGCGCTGCCGCTCAACAAGGTGCGCGCGTTCGAGGACGGCCTGTTGTCGCTGCTGCGTGGCAAGCACGTCGATCTTCTCAACGCGATCCGCGACTCGAAGGATCTGTCCGACGACTCCGCCGCCAAGCTCAAGAGCGTGGTGGACGGCTTCGCCAAGTCGTTCGCGTAA
- a CDS encoding primosomal protein N': MPRRVVDVLVPVALNQTYSYAVPDDLNLSVGDVVTVPLAAREVTAVVWADNPSLDPRLHNRLKDVSGKLDVPPLREELRRFVDWVSNYTLASRGMVARMTLRMGEHLGPERVRLGVRLVGAPPARMTAARARALDLLSDGLLRAKSEAAQEAGVSASVIDGLVDEGTLAIEPMPREKPMQPPDPSFAEPDFSPEQKVAAEQMRELAAHDGFAVALIDGVTGSGKTEVYFEAVAEIIRKGRQALILMPEIALTGQFLERFALRFGVRPVEWHSELTPRTRARNWLAVANGEAQIVVGARSALFLPYADLGLIVVDEEHDQAYKQSDGAHYHARDMAVVRGHIAKIPVVLASATPSVETEVNARTGRYRRIALPSRFGGQHMPHIEAIDLKREGPSRGRFISPPLAEAVKFAVERKEQALLFLNRRGYAPLTLCRACGHRFSCNICDAWLVDHRFRQRLVCHHCGFSMPRPHLCPQCGAEESLAAIGPGVERLQEEAANLFPDARTMILSSDLITSIETMRAELNEIAEGRVDIIIGTQLVAKGHNFPRLNLVGVIDADLGLGNGDPRAAERTFQLLNQVIGRAGREQGRGVGYLQTHQPEHPVMKALIASNREAFYDSEIEARERAAYPPFGRLAALIVSAANRPDAEGFARKLAGLAPRDEHVVVLGPAEAPLAVIKGRYRFRLLVKSSRGFDLSGYLRAWLAEAPKTKGSLTLEVDVDPQSFL; the protein is encoded by the coding sequence ATGCCCAGACGAGTTGTCGACGTCCTCGTCCCAGTGGCGTTGAACCAGACCTATTCCTACGCCGTGCCGGACGATCTCAACCTTTCGGTCGGCGATGTCGTGACGGTTCCTCTCGCTGCACGCGAGGTCACAGCCGTCGTCTGGGCGGACAATCCCAGCCTGGATCCCCGCCTGCACAACCGGCTGAAGGACGTGAGCGGCAAGCTCGACGTGCCGCCGTTGCGCGAGGAGCTGCGTCGCTTCGTCGATTGGGTCTCGAATTACACGCTGGCATCTCGCGGCATGGTGGCGCGGATGACGCTGCGCATGGGCGAGCATCTCGGTCCCGAGCGCGTGCGCCTCGGCGTGCGGCTTGTGGGCGCGCCGCCTGCGCGGATGACGGCGGCGCGGGCCCGCGCGCTCGATTTGCTCTCGGATGGATTGCTGCGCGCAAAATCCGAAGCCGCGCAGGAGGCGGGCGTCAGCGCTTCGGTCATCGACGGGCTTGTCGATGAAGGCACACTCGCGATCGAGCCGATGCCGCGCGAAAAGCCGATGCAGCCGCCGGACCCGTCATTCGCCGAGCCTGATTTTTCGCCGGAACAAAAGGTCGCGGCGGAGCAGATGCGCGAACTCGCCGCGCATGATGGATTTGCGGTCGCGCTGATCGACGGTGTCACCGGATCCGGCAAGACCGAAGTGTATTTCGAGGCGGTCGCCGAGATCATCCGCAAGGGACGGCAGGCGCTGATCCTGATGCCGGAAATCGCACTGACGGGGCAGTTCCTCGAACGCTTCGCACTGCGCTTTGGCGTGCGGCCGGTCGAATGGCATTCCGAACTGACGCCGCGTACCCGCGCGCGCAACTGGCTCGCGGTCGCGAACGGCGAAGCGCAGATCGTGGTCGGCGCACGGTCGGCGCTGTTCCTGCCTTATGCCGATCTCGGGCTGATCGTGGTCGATGAGGAACACGACCAAGCTTACAAGCAAAGCGACGGTGCGCATTATCACGCCCGCGATATGGCGGTGGTGCGCGGACACATCGCGAAGATCCCGGTGGTGCTGGCGTCAGCGACGCCGTCGGTCGAGACAGAGGTAAACGCGCGCACCGGGCGCTATCGGCGCATCGCACTGCCGTCGCGTTTCGGCGGTCAGCACATGCCGCATATCGAGGCCATCGATCTCAAGCGCGAAGGGCCTTCGCGCGGGCGCTTCATCTCGCCGCCACTCGCGGAAGCGGTGAAATTCGCGGTGGAACGCAAGGAACAGGCGTTGCTGTTTCTCAACCGCCGCGGCTATGCGCCGCTGACGCTGTGCCGCGCCTGCGGCCACCGCTTCTCATGCAACATCTGCGACGCGTGGCTGGTCGATCATCGCTTCCGCCAGCGTCTCGTCTGCCATCACTGCGGCTTCTCGATGCCGCGTCCGCATCTGTGCCCGCAATGCGGTGCCGAGGAATCGCTCGCCGCGATTGGCCCCGGCGTGGAGCGGTTGCAGGAAGAGGCTGCGAATCTCTTTCCCGATGCGCGCACCATGATCCTGTCGAGCGATCTCATCACCTCGATCGAGACGATGCGCGCGGAACTCAACGAGATTGCGGAAGGCCGCGTCGACATCATCATCGGCACGCAGCTCGTGGCGAAGGGACATAATTTCCCGCGTCTGAATCTCGTCGGCGTGATCGATGCCGATCTCGGTCTCGGCAACGGCGATCCGCGCGCCGCCGAACGGACGTTCCAGTTGCTCAATCAGGTGATCGGGCGCGCCGGGCGCGAGCAGGGGCGCGGTGTCGGCTATCTGCAGACGCACCAGCCCGAACATCCGGTGATGAAGGCGCTGATCGCCTCGAATCGCGAGGCGTTCTACGACAGCGAGATTGAAGCGCGCGAACGCGCCGCTTATCCGCCGTTCGGACGGCTCGCGGCGCTGATCGTCTCGGCGGCGAACCGGCCGGATGCGGAAGGCTTTGCGCGCAAACTCGCGGGCCTCGCGCCGCGCGACGAGCATGTCGTGGTGCTGGGACCTGCGGAGGCGCCGCTTGCCGTCATCAAGGGGCGCTACCGCTTTCGTCTTCTGGTCAAATCGTCGCGCGGCTTCGATCTGTCGGGATATCTGCGCGCGTGGCTTGCGGAAGCGCCGAAGACCAAGGGCAGTCTCACCCTGGAAGTCGATGTCGATCCGCAGAGCTTTTTGTAA